The following are from one region of the Candidatus Trichorickettsia mobilis genome:
- the grpE gene encoding nucleotide exchange factor GrpE yields the protein MKNHEIVKDQELASKENNQNNSDSIDQSKSLETIDVLQNKIALLEDQLLRTAAESENVRRRYDRMLEESKDYSITNFAKDLLGVMDNLCRALECKIQENNESLSNIIAGVDMTKRELESIFKKYGLESIAPLPGEKFDYNLHHAVSQIVTDEYNHDNIIGTMQAGYKIKDRLLRPAMVTVAKKADE from the coding sequence ATGAAAAATCACGAAATAGTAAAAGATCAGGAATTAGCAAGTAAAGAGAATAATCAAAATAACTCTGACTCAATAGACCAATCAAAATCTCTGGAAACAATTGATGTCTTGCAGAATAAAATAGCATTATTGGAGGATCAGTTATTGCGTACAGCAGCTGAATCTGAAAATGTAAGACGCCGTTATGATCGGATGTTAGAAGAAAGCAAAGACTATTCTATTACTAATTTTGCCAAAGACCTGCTTGGAGTCATGGATAATCTATGTCGAGCGTTAGAATGTAAAATCCAAGAAAACAATGAGTCTCTGTCGAATATTATTGCTGGCGTCGATATGACTAAACGAGAATTGGAGTCAATATTTAAAAAATATGGTTTAGAATCCATAGCTCCGCTTCCTGGTGAAAAATTTGATTATAATTTACATCATGCAGTTTCACAAATAGTGACAGATGAATATAATCACGATAATATAATTGGTACAATGCAGGCCGGATATAAAATCAAAGATCGATTACTAAGGCCAGCTATGGTGACAGTCGCAAAAAAAGCTGATGAATAG
- a CDS encoding HdaA/DnaA family protein, with product MQQLTMPLNTTTSYHLDEFIVSSSNHYAYTIIQQWPNHWGVLPYPFCILLYGSKSSGKTHLAKIWQQNSNAFILTRDNSLSPSLLELYDAFIIEDIELNWLSQDILHHINFFNENKKYLLMTTSNSLNNFTLHDLTSRINSILKLTIAQPDDQLMQILIFKYFSNYSINLSEQVLNFLLAHLPREFDQIIYLLTKVNSFALEHRRNITVPLIKEVIKKT from the coding sequence ATGCAACAATTAACGATGCCCCTCAATACAACTACTTCTTACCATTTAGACGAATTCATTGTATCTTCATCAAACCATTATGCTTATACTATAATTCAACAATGGCCCAATCACTGGGGAGTATTACCGTACCCCTTCTGTATATTGCTTTACGGATCTAAATCTTCTGGCAAGACTCATCTGGCTAAAATATGGCAGCAAAATTCTAATGCTTTTATTTTAACTAGAGATAATAGTTTATCACCCTCATTGCTGGAGCTATATGACGCTTTCATTATAGAAGATATAGAACTTAACTGGTTATCACAAGATATACTGCATCATATTAACTTTTTTAATGAAAATAAAAAATACTTGCTAATGACTACCAGCAATTCATTAAATAATTTTACCTTACATGATCTTACCTCAAGGATAAATTCTATTCTTAAGCTTACAATTGCACAACCAGATGATCAATTGATGCAAATATTAATTTTTAAATATTTTTCTAATTATTCTATTAACCTATCAGAACAAGTACTAAATTTCCTGTTAGCGCATTTGCCCAGAGAATTTGATCAAATTATTTATTTACTAACGAAAGTCAATAGCTTTGCTTTAGAACATCGGCGCAATATTACAGTACCTTTAATCAAAGAAGTAATTAAAAAAACATAA
- the rph gene encoding ribonuclease PH produces the protein MRHLGRKNNELRPVTIETSVLKHAEGSCLIKCGNTHVLCSASLDATVPPFLRGQNQGWVTAEYSMLPRSTETRIKREAALGKVSGRTQEIQRLIGRAMRAAVDLKLLGERQIIIDCDVINADGGTRTSAITGSYIALHLAIAKLMDKKILKVNPLTQQVAAISCGIYNDVAIADLDYIEDSNAQVDANFVFASNGLIEVQATAEKKFFSEQQLTQMLELAKLATSQLFMIQNQVLLTVL, from the coding sequence ATGCGACATTTAGGCAGAAAAAACAACGAATTACGACCTGTTACCATCGAGACCTCAGTATTAAAACATGCTGAAGGCTCATGTTTAATAAAATGTGGAAATACTCATGTGCTTTGTTCAGCAAGTCTTGATGCCACAGTTCCGCCTTTCTTACGAGGGCAAAATCAAGGTTGGGTAACAGCAGAATATAGTATGTTGCCAAGGTCAACAGAAACGCGTATAAAAAGAGAAGCAGCTTTAGGCAAGGTCTCTGGACGTACACAAGAGATTCAACGTTTAATAGGACGAGCTATGCGAGCTGCTGTGGATCTTAAGCTTCTTGGTGAGCGGCAAATTATCATTGATTGTGATGTAATTAATGCTGATGGTGGAACAAGAACCAGCGCTATTACCGGTAGCTATATAGCATTACATTTAGCTATAGCTAAGTTAATGGACAAAAAAATACTAAAAGTTAATCCTTTAACTCAGCAGGTAGCTGCGATTTCCTGTGGTATATACAATGATGTTGCTATAGCTGATTTGGATTATATAGAAGATAGTAATGCTCAGGTAGATGCAAATTTTGTTTTTGCTAGTAATGGCCTCATTGAAGTTCAGGCTACAGCAGAAAAAAAATTTTTTTCTGAGCAGCAATTAACTCAAATGTTGGAATTAGCAAAGTTAGCTACTTCACAGTTATTTATGATTCAGAATCAAGTGTTGCTGACTGTTTTGTAG
- a CDS encoding monovalent cation:proton antiporter-2 (CPA2) family protein, which produces MAAEGHVLVSVITLIAAAVFVVAVFKRLKLSPVLGYLVAGAVIGDNGLKIVTYSQTTLLAEFGVVFLLFAIGLELSFERLKAMRKYVFGLGLLQVLITATVIAGAVVLISDDSSAAIVIGGGLALSSTAIVMQVVEENRSQSTQVGRISLAILILQDFIVVPLLVIVPILSGSSETSLFTALGIALGKAIIALLGIFIAGRLLLRPLFSLISSESGDSSELPISMTLLIVLSAALGTEYFGLSLALGAFVAGVLVAETDFRLQAEESIYPFKSLLLGLFFMTVGMKIDVNEIYQQISHIITLSIALIIIKALIISALCVLFGFNKGTALHSGLLLAQGGEFAFILFSLGKDNGLLKESDANILLLVVTCTMALTPLLAMLGQKITETMERSLGKTPVQIIELGARDLVNHIIIAGFGKVGKMIARVLEAEGLNYIVLDVNHNVVTEELSNGIPIFAGDISQADTLKAIGIERASTVVLTMNNEVTIKKSLKSICNNFSDRNVIVRLKSLKKAHEFYEAGATMIVPEDYETGLQLGGATLKSVGVSEHEINRIKEQFRSGNYLIAKRDYDNSEEND; this is translated from the coding sequence ATGGCAGCAGAAGGACATGTTCTGGTTAGCGTAATAACTTTAATTGCAGCCGCGGTTTTTGTTGTCGCTGTATTTAAGCGATTAAAGTTAAGCCCAGTATTGGGATATTTAGTAGCTGGAGCAGTAATTGGTGATAATGGCCTTAAAATAGTAACCTATTCACAAACAACATTATTAGCTGAATTCGGGGTAGTATTTCTATTATTTGCAATAGGTTTGGAATTATCTTTTGAAAGACTAAAAGCTATGCGGAAATATGTTTTTGGCCTTGGCTTGCTACAAGTGCTAATAACTGCAACAGTAATAGCCGGAGCAGTAGTACTAATTAGTGATGATAGCAGTGCTGCAATTGTAATTGGTGGCGGGCTAGCTTTATCCTCTACTGCTATTGTGATGCAGGTGGTAGAAGAAAACAGAAGTCAATCTACTCAGGTTGGTAGAATTTCTTTAGCTATATTAATTTTACAGGACTTTATCGTAGTACCTCTTTTAGTAATAGTACCTATATTGTCCGGAAGCAGTGAAACTTCTTTATTTACGGCACTAGGCATTGCTCTCGGCAAAGCTATTATAGCTTTACTTGGCATTTTTATTGCTGGCCGATTACTACTGAGACCTTTATTTAGTTTAATTTCATCAGAAAGTGGGGATAGCAGTGAATTACCGATATCAATGACCTTACTGATTGTGCTTTCTGCTGCTCTCGGTACTGAATATTTTGGACTATCTTTAGCACTTGGCGCTTTTGTTGCTGGAGTATTGGTAGCAGAAACTGATTTCAGATTACAGGCAGAAGAAAGTATTTATCCTTTTAAAAGTCTTTTATTAGGTCTGTTTTTTATGACAGTAGGCATGAAAATTGATGTAAATGAAATTTATCAACAAATATCTCATATTATTACCTTATCTATCGCTTTGATTATTATTAAAGCTTTAATAATTTCTGCCTTATGTGTGCTATTTGGCTTTAATAAAGGCACCGCACTACATTCAGGTTTATTACTTGCTCAAGGTGGAGAATTTGCCTTTATTTTATTTAGTCTTGGCAAAGATAATGGCCTCCTTAAGGAAAGCGATGCCAACATATTATTATTAGTTGTTACCTGTACTATGGCGCTTACTCCATTGCTAGCAATGCTTGGTCAAAAAATTACTGAAACAATGGAACGTAGCCTTGGTAAAACTCCTGTGCAAATTATTGAACTTGGTGCTCGTGATTTGGTAAACCACATAATTATTGCTGGTTTTGGTAAAGTAGGTAAAATGATTGCACGTGTCCTGGAAGCGGAAGGGCTTAACTATATTGTACTAGATGTTAATCATAATGTTGTGACTGAAGAACTCAGTAACGGAATCCCAATTTTTGCAGGTGATATATCACAAGCAGATACGTTAAAAGCTATTGGTATTGAACGAGCCAGCACTGTAGTGTTAACAATGAATAATGAAGTAACTATTAAAAAATCTCTTAAGTCAATTTGTAATAATTTTTCAGATCGCAATGTTATTGTCAGGCTAAAAAGTCTCAAAAAGGCTCATGAATTTTATGAAGCTGGAGCAACTATGATTGTGCCGGAGGATTATGAGACCGGCTTGCAACTTGGTGGAGCAACTCTTAAATCTGTTGGTGTAAGCGAGCATGAGATTAATCGTATAAAAGAGCAATTCAGATCTGGTAATTACTTAATTGCTAAACGTGATTATGATAACTCAGAAGAAAATGATTAA
- a CDS encoding AI-2E family transporter codes for MKIIFWLLLISGLTIFSILIANTILPFFIAFTLAYILEPLIDTLYTKYKFPRSIIVYTILITFLSSVIILLTLVLPLLYHQIALLIGKIPVYKTYLQSELIPQLTNKLHTIDPTIADKIQSSSQTFINNTMSMLGKIVNNIWEYTIATINVLVLLFLVPIILLYLLRDWPKITKHLEELLPLAKKEQINILLSNINQLLSAYVRGQLNICFLLAAFYCIGLSIIGIDFGLLLGIISGVLIIVPIIGTVISITIAIAIGYFTFGCTIKIVYIIALYIVGHIMESYIMTPKIIGSKLGLHPLWIIFSVFASGNLFGFIGIFFAIPIAGIIKVLLCYAIDIYKSSAIYKS; via the coding sequence TTGAAAATAATCTTTTGGTTACTACTTATCTCAGGGTTAACAATTTTTTCTATATTAATTGCCAACACTATACTACCCTTTTTTATTGCTTTTACCCTTGCTTACATATTAGAACCCTTAATCGATACTTTATATACAAAATATAAATTCCCAAGATCAATAATTGTTTACACTATTCTTATTACTTTCTTGAGTAGTGTTATCATATTACTAACTCTAGTGCTGCCATTATTATATCATCAAATTGCGTTATTGATTGGTAAAATTCCAGTATATAAAACATACTTACAAAGTGAGTTAATTCCACAGCTTACCAATAAACTTCATACAATAGATCCAACTATTGCTGATAAAATTCAAAGTTCTAGCCAAACTTTTATTAATAACACTATGAGCATGTTAGGAAAAATAGTAAATAACATTTGGGAATATACTATAGCTACCATTAATGTCTTGGTTCTACTTTTTCTGGTGCCAATTATTTTGTTATATTTATTACGTGACTGGCCAAAAATTACCAAGCATCTCGAAGAATTATTACCACTGGCTAAAAAAGAGCAAATAAATATTTTGTTGTCAAATATAAACCAATTATTATCTGCTTATGTTAGAGGGCAATTAAACATCTGCTTTTTACTTGCTGCTTTCTATTGTATAGGATTATCAATTATCGGAATAGATTTTGGATTATTATTAGGTATTATTTCAGGAGTATTAATCATTGTTCCGATTATCGGAACAGTAATTTCTATAACTATTGCTATCGCAATTGGCTATTTTACTTTTGGCTGCACCATAAAAATTGTTTATATTATTGCTCTATATATTGTTGGACATATTATGGAGAGCTATATTATGACCCCTAAAATTATTGGTAGTAAACTAGGTTTGCATCCATTGTGGATTATTTTTTCAGTATTCGCAAGCGGCAATTTATTTGGTTTTATCGGAATATTTTTTGCGATACCAATTGCTGGAATTATCAAAGTACTATTGTGTTATGCTATCGATATTTATAAATCTAGCGCTATTTATAAATCTTAG
- a CDS encoding ATP-dependent RecD-like DNA helicase has product MKQASNKEHLAGTVERVTYHNPENGFVVLRIKIKNHKDLITVIGNTPSISPGEYIKCSGIWQNDRIHGKQFKADFLKSLPPDTLEGIEKYLGSGLIKGIGAYFAKKLITAFGDKVFEVIETQPELLSSVDGIGVIRAQNICANWQDQKIIREIMIFLQSHGVGTTRATKIYKTYGEQAIEVVSQNPYQLAKDIRGIGFISADTIAANLGIAKNSLIRATAGVAHILLEATANGHCGLPLTTLIDNSQKLLDLENNLIELAIQTEITAGTLIHDTINNIDSIFLNSYYLYEKNIAKLLLTLAKQNIPWEKIDATKTIPWVEQQLNIKLAENQKEAIAQALSTKVLVITGGPGTGKTTLVNAILKILLTNKLRIKLCAPTGRAAKRLSESSGFEALTIHRLLEIDHKHGGFKHNEQCTLPCDYLVIDETSMVDVPLFYSLLRALPKNVALLLVGDVDQLPSVGPGQVLSDIINSAAIPTVKLTEIFRQAASSNIITTAHRVNNGIIPNLQFTKEESDFYFIEAEQGDDITNKIINLVKERIPKKFNLHPVNDIQILCPMQRGGVGVRSLNIELQQALNPNYNSGIVKFGQTFSLGDKIMQTENNYDKETYNGDIGIINNINEQEQEVTINFYNRNVIYDYTDLDQITLAYATTIHKSQGSEYPAVIIPLTMQSFMMLKRNLIYTAITRGKKLVIIIGEKKALAIAVKDNKTSHRHSKLKEWLAISLN; this is encoded by the coding sequence ATGAAGCAAGCAAGTAACAAAGAACATCTTGCAGGTACTGTGGAACGAGTAACCTACCATAATCCTGAAAACGGTTTTGTAGTGTTACGAATTAAGATAAAAAACCATAAAGATCTAATAACAGTAATAGGTAACACTCCTTCTATCTCACCAGGGGAATATATCAAATGTAGTGGAATTTGGCAGAATGATCGTATTCATGGTAAACAGTTTAAAGCTGATTTCTTAAAATCTCTACCTCCTGATACTTTAGAAGGGATTGAAAAATATCTTGGCTCCGGTCTAATTAAAGGTATCGGCGCTTATTTTGCTAAAAAGCTAATTACTGCTTTTGGTGACAAAGTGTTTGAAGTAATTGAAACTCAACCGGAGCTTTTATCATCAGTTGATGGAATCGGGGTCATCAGAGCACAAAATATCTGCGCTAATTGGCAAGATCAAAAGATTATCCGTGAAATTATGATTTTCTTACAATCTCATGGAGTTGGTACCACCAGAGCTACCAAAATTTATAAAACCTATGGTGAACAAGCAATCGAAGTAGTATCCCAGAATCCTTATCAATTAGCTAAAGATATAAGAGGTATTGGCTTTATTTCCGCTGATACCATCGCTGCTAATTTAGGTATCGCAAAAAATTCATTAATCCGAGCTACTGCAGGTGTTGCTCATATATTGCTTGAAGCCACCGCCAACGGTCATTGTGGCTTGCCGCTAACAACATTAATTGATAATAGCCAAAAGCTACTGGATTTAGAAAATAATTTAATAGAACTTGCTATACAAACCGAGATTACTGCAGGCACCTTAATTCATGATACAATTAATAACATTGATAGTATTTTTTTAAACAGCTATTACCTATACGAAAAAAATATAGCAAAATTATTACTTACCTTAGCTAAACAGAATATACCTTGGGAGAAAATTGATGCAACTAAGACTATACCGTGGGTAGAGCAACAGTTAAATATAAAATTAGCAGAAAACCAGAAAGAAGCAATTGCACAAGCATTAAGCACTAAAGTTTTAGTAATTACTGGTGGACCTGGCACTGGGAAAACGACGTTAGTAAATGCTATACTTAAGATACTACTAACAAATAAATTACGGATAAAACTTTGTGCTCCTACTGGCAGAGCTGCTAAACGTCTTAGCGAAAGTAGCGGCTTCGAAGCACTTACTATTCATAGATTATTAGAAATAGACCATAAACATGGGGGTTTTAAACATAATGAGCAATGCACATTACCATGTGATTACCTAGTTATCGATGAAACCTCAATGGTAGATGTCCCCCTATTCTATTCACTGCTTCGAGCATTACCTAAAAACGTCGCTTTACTTTTAGTAGGTGATGTTGATCAATTACCTTCAGTTGGCCCTGGACAAGTCTTAAGTGATATAATAAATTCTGCTGCTATACCTACTGTTAAATTAACAGAAATATTTCGACAAGCGGCTAGTAGTAACATTATCACTACAGCCCACCGAGTTAATAATGGTATTATTCCAAATTTACAATTTACTAAAGAAGAATCTGATTTTTACTTTATCGAAGCAGAACAAGGTGATGATATTACTAATAAAATAATTAATTTAGTAAAAGAGCGAATACCAAAGAAATTTAATCTTCATCCGGTAAATGATATCCAAATATTATGCCCTATGCAGAGAGGTGGTGTTGGCGTACGCTCGCTTAACATAGAATTACAACAAGCACTGAACCCCAATTATAATAGCGGCATTGTTAAATTTGGTCAGACTTTTTCTTTAGGCGATAAAATAATGCAGACTGAAAATAATTATGATAAAGAAACGTATAATGGCGATATTGGTATCATCAACAATATCAATGAGCAAGAGCAAGAAGTAACTATCAACTTTTATAATCGTAATGTTATCTATGATTATACTGACTTAGATCAAATTACGTTAGCTTATGCCACCACTATTCATAAGTCCCAAGGTTCAGAATATCCCGCGGTAATTATTCCGCTAACCATGCAAAGTTTTATGATGTTAAAACGTAATCTTATCTACACAGCAATTACTCGTGGTAAAAAATTAGTAATAATCATTGGTGAGAAAAAAGCGTTAGCTATAGCGGTCAAGGATAATAAAACTTCACATAGACATTCCAAATTAAAAGAATGGCTAGCTATATCTTTGAATTAG
- a CDS encoding DUF1189 family protein: MILRINIISFVKTLFSQLWLSVSSVNFYQNVYQSYKGYGIKYIFTLSLFSSLIYCVFFLNYIVTFKEYFVHNIISKDTETFEYIMQQLPELVYDGASIKTEAETPIYLKDKSNNVLAVLDPNNQLAHVDKEKVPIIFTSSNILIFFLEANDKKRISIPIEYFRIFGVDAKILNETTLKKHFANIFTNAPTIFIYILTPLVVLKRFIGILLDKSLTIVLVYLVTNLLGPRTNMKTCARLVLFASGATTLIQPLVWMILPEFEILVFILQMWTNFLLFFAIIRIRSQKSSI; the protein is encoded by the coding sequence ATGATACTACGAATAAATATTATTTCATTTGTCAAAACACTATTTAGTCAATTATGGCTTTCAGTGAGTTCAGTTAATTTTTACCAAAATGTTTACCAATCATACAAAGGATATGGGATCAAGTATATATTTACTCTTTCACTATTTTCGTCTTTAATTTATTGTGTTTTTTTCTTAAATTATATTGTGACTTTTAAAGAGTATTTTGTACATAATATAATATCAAAGGATACAGAAACCTTTGAGTATATAATGCAACAATTGCCAGAACTTGTATATGATGGTGCAAGCATTAAAACAGAGGCAGAAACCCCAATATATTTAAAGGATAAAAGTAATAATGTACTTGCAGTGCTAGATCCTAATAATCAATTGGCTCATGTCGATAAAGAAAAAGTCCCAATAATTTTTACTAGCAGTAACATATTAATCTTCTTCCTTGAAGCTAATGATAAAAAACGCATATCTATTCCTATAGAATATTTCAGGATATTTGGTGTCGATGCTAAAATATTAAATGAAACTACTTTGAAAAAGCATTTTGCAAATATCTTTACTAATGCACCAACAATTTTTATTTATATATTAACGCCTCTTGTAGTATTAAAACGATTTATTGGTATTTTATTGGATAAAAGTTTAACTATTGTTTTGGTTTACTTGGTAACTAATTTGTTAGGTCCTAGAACTAATATGAAAACTTGTGCGCGTTTGGTACTGTTTGCCAGTGGAGCAACAACATTAATACAACCTTTGGTATGGATGATTTTACCAGAGTTTGAGATTCTAGTGTTTATTTTGCAGATGTGGACTAATTTCTTATTATTTTTTGCGATTATCAGAATACGTTCACAAAAGAGTAGTATCTGA